The DNA sequence tgcacttaggcagaaaaaatgaaatgcacagatgagGGACACAACagtacatgggaaagggatctagaagtcctagtagatcacaagttgtacatgagtcaacagtgtgatgcagcagctaaaaaggccaatgcaattcaaggctgcatccaatagaagtatagtgtctagatctcgATTGATGGAAGTAACCAATCCCACTGTATCTGCTTTTGTTCAGGCCCCCCTAGTAATANNNNNNNNNNNNNNNNNNNNNNNNNNNNNNNNNNNNNNtcgggatacgaataaatcccatagggatttattcgtatcccgaaaaattcgtaagctgggtaattcgtatcccgaggtaccactgtactgaaacTTGACTGCAGCACAAACACAAACTATTGaatacagagagaaatgtaacagACAAAACATGGGAGAGCTACACAGTACATTTCCCATGCCCTGTCTGGGCTCCAATCAGGATTTGTCTGCCTCCCAATATTCAAGAGGGACACAGCCCGGGTGCTAGAAATCCTGCTACAGCAAAGAAAAAAGCAAATTCTCTGAGTCTTATCAATGTGTAACATTGATGTTTTCTAAAAAGTGTGTGTATACATTCTTAGTCAACAGCTGTGCCTTGGTGAATTCTCTAAGATTAGTGAGGACAAGATCTTTGATTCCCATCTTCAAcagtgtaaattttaaaaatctgttccaACTGAATGTTTGAAATAAGAAAGTCATCTGAACAATCTGATCAAAGAACTACGTTGAGGGAAGCTTTACTGAACTCTCTTGGGAGATTTTATTAAAGGAATGCTTAGTTTATGAGTGTGAgcatgtgtcttcaagctgcttgttgacttatgtgcatgtagcacctggtattcattggtggtctcccatccaagtactagccagggctgaccctgattagcttccaagatcagaggggaccTGGTGCCTTTTTAGGCTATTTAGGCCAGCTAACAGTGAGGTACACAGCACTCAATTAGCCCCATTCAGATCCTAGACAGCCTATCTCTCACTATGAAGCAAGACAGTAGGGTTTAATCTACAGTCTGAACACCATTTTACAGTCAGGAAATTCTGCAAGAGAGAGATCCTGCTTGCCACCATACATACACTGCTGATATTTTTGAAACTTGATCTTTCCCTaacttaggacattatcacatggaggcaaactgcccaaatcccatgcagaaacgggatttaaaacccagaaaaaaccctgcaaaagcaggctgtttttcagacacatcggggttaatgagcattaacccaacattaacctggACAGAAAATTGACAAAACGTGCCAATTTTTACTTtagggattttccaaaagtaaaaaactgtgttttgttgactttccatctgggttaatgtcacgttaatgctcattaaccctgacgtcatctgaaaaacaacctgtttTTTGCAAGTTTTTCCCACTTTCTGTCCTGTTTAATTtcagatgtcatctgaaaatcaatccacttttgtggggtttttccagtttaaatcccCTTTTTGCACAGGATCctgcctgtgtgataaacttcttagaaACCAAATCACTTGTGTCTGGTCTATTAGATAGCTTCCTGTCCTATTATCTTGGACTTGTATCCTGTTATTAGCTAGGGCTCTAAATCAATTCTTTCCTTTGTGAATAAAGCAAAGCAATTCTGGATAAACCCACAGTATCAACACTGGCATATCACAGGATTCAGAGCTACAGAGTAAGATGCATGCCTATACAAGTGATAACTTTGACAAAggccactttaaaaaataaagacagggAGATTAACTGTGCTCAAATGAGTCATTAGATTAATACTTGCTGTATATTCAAGAAAAAAGACTCCATATGTAACCTTGTTGAAATACACCTGATACATTTATGCAGAAAAATAATCCTGGGCATCTTGTTCAACATATATTTTGCCACTGATTTTGTAAAGCATTATTTAAAGAATGCtttgatatattaaaaatatttttgaatcaaCACAAAGCAAGAGATATTTCACTTAAACATTTTGAGGTAGTAGAAATTGAAACGTCATACCTCtatgatttaattatttattggatttatattccacctttctcccaaaatggataCAATAGGTCAAATGAAAATATGAgtcctaaatatcctaaagttTTCCTAAGTCTGCGTAGAGGCTTACtgtccaacagtcaggaattttggaagctgaagccaaaaacacctggaagaccaacgtttgggaaccactgagctagactgaaacaaaattaagaaataagTGATTTGTAACGTCTCCTGGCTGCACCTAAACTCACTGTTCTTTTCAAGAGCTTTTAATAAACATTTGGaaaaacttcaaaaaaaaaaaaaaaaccacacacacaaaacaacaggaatatgtatatatgtgtgtgtgtgtgtgtgtgtgtttagatatAGATGGGTAAGTAAGTACacgccagtatggtgtaatggtttgaaagtAGGAcaacgattctggagaccatggtttaaaTTCccactcaactatggaaacccttgggcaagtcacactctgtcagacagaggaaggcaaaggcaaacctctatGAGCAAATCTGgtgcagaaaacaccatgattggTTCAatcttaggggcaccataagtcagaaacaacttgaaagtacacacaaCAACATCCAACAGAGCTTAGGTTTAGAATACATGTTTTGCACACAAAAGGTTCCAAGGTTCAATCTCCAGGAAAGCCACAGTGCTAATCAATGTAAACAATACAGAGCTAGATGGTTTACTCGTCTNNNNNNNNNNNNNNNNNNNNNNNNNNNNNNNNNNNNNNNNNNNNNNNNNNNNNNNNNNNNNNNNNNNNNNNNNNNNNNNNNNNNNNNNNNNNNNNNNNNNtcctagtctctggagcagcagaaaacaagcttgctccctcctcaatatgacatcccttcaaatatttaaacagggctaccatatcacctcttaaccttctcttctccaggctaaacatccccagctgtgctgtgtgctttcaacatggctaccccaaggtaaacctatcatgaggttttcttgacaagatttattcagaggaagcttgccattgccttcctctgaggctgagagagtgtgacttgctcaagatcaccttttgggtttcatgactgagctggaaatcaaaccctggtctccagagttgtagtccagcactcaaaccactctgccactcTGGCTTAGAGGAAATGGACAGCGgcaatttcattcttttttagTCCTAGGAGaagaagtctttttaaaaaacaggatatGAACCAGAAGTCACTTCCAGGTTGTAAAAAAGgacctctcctgggcctaaaataccccccacacacacacacacactcacaaatggcaaaaatgccccccaaaCACTGGTACCAACATTTCTAAATTGTTGAGGTGTGCAGTGgagtaagagccagcatggtgtggtggtttgagctttggactatgcctctagagaccagggtgcaattcctcactcagccatggaaacccactgcgtgaccttgggcaaatcacacactctcagccctagaaaactctctggtaggtttgccttagggtcatcataagttagaaataacttgaaggtaaagaacaagaacaagtgcAGTGTGGTGGTGTAGCCTTTCAGGATCTCGTGGGAGGCCAATGTGGCCTCCAGCTCCTAACAGCTGCCCACTCATGGCATCACCACCAATTGTACAAGCGTAAGTTACCAAGAGCTTTGGACATGGAAAGGGGCAAAGAAGAGATTGCCAggtccttcccttcctcctcctccccatttacCTGCTTCATTTTGGCCACCTCCCGGATGAAAACCTCATCGTTCACAAACCGGTGCAACTTTGTCAGCTGGCTCAGGTCTTTCACGTACTCCTCTCCTATTTTCTGTGGAAGACAAGCAAAGGGTGTTgtttgttcatcatcatcatcatcacatccaCAAACCTGAAATACAAAGTTCTTTTGGGGTATCCATACCCATTTCACCAAAGGACTCTCCCCTTCCCTGTCTCCATTAATACCCACTGacatgtgaaagtggaaaaactgcaaataaaaaaacactatagtcagccctccacatttgcggatttgattattcacagatttgattaatatgttttatctaggaattgctaggtcctccagtgcaactctgccagaagttgaccataaagtcacactgaaagacttaaagattcctagagaaaacacctctaggtatttgtagtaggtcctccaacacaattctgtggtcagttttTTCTGGATGCTAACCACAAGTTACTCtgaaggaccttgagattcctatgatatgttctctcaggttaaaaatgaTAGCtttttttgtttgcagtttttccattttcacaggtgtcctgcacccctaacctcagtgaatgtgaaggacccactgtatttgttttcctgagagatcacctctctaggaaactctaggtccttgagcgcaactctgtgttcaacatGCATCGGaggttgaccataaaattgcactggaagacccacaaatgcctagagaagtgttctctctaggaatctttaggttctccagtgcaacatcTGGCACAAGTTGGCAATAGTGTCACGCTGgaagaactagagattcctagagataacatattaattaaatccatgaatagtcaaatctgcaaaagtcaaagccagaaatgtggagggccaactatattgcatttatatgccacctctctcctggaaataaataaaaaagtactTGAGAGAAGGCATTCCTTTTCTCTACAGTGGAGTCAATTGAGATGGTGAATCCATTACAGAtcttagtccaaactttaaaggagtgatCCAAGATTCAAAATTCCCCAAAGAGATTCAGTGCTGTAGATAGCTCCTTTCATGTTTAAACTAAAAGAGAGAGTGAATTCACCATCTCACTGAGATGGGAAGCACCAGCTACTATGGAGGGATGGACATTGTGTGGCCCAGGGGCTGGATGTGGCTCAAGGGCCACTTCTGGGGCCCTTGGTCACTCATGGAGACCCCTTCCCAAGCCCTTCTCTTCCTAGAAACAGAAACTTAATTAGTATCTAAGCCTCCAAGATCTGCATTTTTTGCATGGGAGAAACACAGCACTCCACTTAAGCTTggaaaacagcaataacaacaaatcagTAATCAAAAACAGAGATAGATGTCCAATTGCCTCTGGCTCTCAAAAGTGTCTGTGTAATGAAACATCATTATTTGCGGTCAGTAGGCCACAATCAGATTAAAACACTGATTAGGAGTGGCTAATGCAGTTCaccatcactttaactgccacatctctatcctacagaatcctgggatttgtagtttggcgatgcaccagcactctttgggcagaaaaggcaaaagacTCTGTAAAACTACCTAGGACTCCACTGgttggagcaacagcacttaaagtgatgccaaattgTATTATCTCTACAAGATGTACTCAAGGTAAAAGAGCAGATAATACACAATTAAACATCTGATTAATAATACATCAAAACAATACCGAATAATTAAATTACACATTAAATGTAGTTAAAATTATTCTATCACAGGTGCTTTAGTAAGAATtgccagtgagagagagagatagagaaattctttttaactgtatttttaaaaaaaattgtaaggtgctttgtgtcccaattgtgGGGGAGCAGCGGAATATATTATAACAATATTATAATGACAATACATTCTAATCCATTTTTGGCCATGCCAGTCTTACTGTGAAATTTGGCACTTTGGCTTGCCAAATTTGCCCACATTCCATCAATTGCCTCTCGTCAAACAGGTTGTGAAGGTTTTTGAAAGTGATGCAAAAGCCTACAGAACCTATTGAACCAGAGCCCAGTGTAGGCTGAACAATGAAGAATCAAATGGTGACTCATGCAGGAAGAGGCAGGAGACTTTGCAATTTATTGCGTGAGAAATGCTGAGACACAATCTTGTCTAAAAACAAAACCGCCTGACTTCTCCCAAACCACAGTTGATTGAAGGGTCAGAATTATTATGAAAGGCAGACAGCCAGAGAGACCTACCAAGCACTGCTTACCTCTGCGATCAACTCAGCCAGCCCTGGGTTGCAAAGCAGGAGCCAGCGTCTAGGTGTAATGCCGTTGGTTTTATTCTGAAATTTCTCTGGCTCCAGCTCAGCGAAGTCCTTGAACCTGCAGCAGGAAAGAGCACGCATTCTCAGATTCCTCTGCTGAGCTGAGacacacaggctgcatctacactgtagaattaatgcagtttgacatggctttaactgccatggcacagtgctatggaattctgtccTTTGTAGTTTTCTAAGATATttggcttctctgtcagacagttccggtgccacaacaaactacaaagcccaggattccataggatgatgaagccagggcacttaaaatggtgtcaaactgcattaattctgcagcaggGCAACACCCACATATTTCTGCAGGCTGTGTTTACAACACCCCCCACACTCCCATAGCTTCCACGCATACTGTAAATTTTACCTAAAGTCACCTCAGATTTTATTCAGATGTTGGTGTCTGTGTGTATAGGTTGAAGCAATTAatcattcacagattttattaatatctttTCTTTACGAATCGCTAGGTCATTCAGTGCGATcctaccagaagttgaccataacaTTGAAAGacttaaagattcctagagaaaacacttctaagcatttgtagttcctccaatGCAATCCTGGGGTCAGCTTTTGCTGGATGCTAACttcagagttgcactgaaggacctagaagttcctagagagatgtcagaaagtcctggtggtgcagtggttaaatgcctgtactgtagccactcactcacaaaccacaatgctgcaagttcaataccagccaggggctcagggttgactcagcctgacatccttaaAAGGCACAAAATGAGTACCCTGTTTGTTGGAAGCAACtagcttacactttataaaccgcttagggggtgcttaagtgcactgataagtggtatagaaatgtccttgctattgctattgctatcattaAGAAGAGAAAGCAACATGTGGACATTTGTggaccactctattctgctttggtcagacctcacctggaatgctgtgtccagttctttctggacaccacaattcaagaaggatattgactaGCTGGAgagtatccagaggagggtgaccaaaatggtaaaccACCCAAGtcttatgaggagcagcttaggaagctgggtgtgtttagcctggagaagagaaggttaagggggacatgatagccatgtttaaatatctgaagaggtgtcatattgagaatgcagcaagcttgttttctgcagctccagagactgggacacagaggaatggattcaaatgagaggaaaagagattccacctaaacattaggaagaacttcctgacagtaagagctatttaacaGTGGAAGTTGCTGCCTCGgggaatggtggagtctcctttggagctttttaaacagaggctgttgtgGGATTGTTTGAATGGTTTTGGACTGAATGGCCAAGGaatccatgtcctagtctctggagaagaggaaaacaagctagctccatcctcaatatggtatactttcaaatactgaaacaaggtttccatgtcacctcttaaccttctcttcctccggctaaacatacccagctccctaaattgctctTCATAGgcatatggtttccagacctttcaccatttttctcACTCTCCTCTGGTCATattccagcttgccaacatccctcttgaatttgtgacacccagaactgaacacaatattccaagtgaggcctgactaaagcagaatacaatggtactattatttccttatgatctagacactgtattgccttcaagtcaactctgacttgggaagtcgaaggctttcatggccagcatccatagtgttttgtgggtttttgaaggcttaaagaaatggaaatgatAGCGTCAGCACTTGACAACTCCTTTATAGGTGTGTGGTGCTGATCTAGAGCAGAGTCTGCCCCATGACAGGAAGGCAAAGCTGCACAGCTGAACAACCATTAGTCCAACAAAGGCTGCTGGGGATAGATTGTACCTGCAGTTGTTTAGCATCAAGGAAAACATCTCCTCAGCCCTTCAGTGCAATGGGCAGAACTGGGACTGCAGAGCAAGGATCTAGTGTTATGGGTCTGCTCAGGGCTTCTTAGTAGAGCCCAATGGGGCCAAACTCCACTGCTACGTGTGGGCATGGATTGTGGCAACTGATGTTGGCCCTCTTTGCAAGAACAAGGCATCTGGTGAATCACAGCAAAGGCCTTTCAGAAGCTCTCTGTTCTCAGCTCTGGCTGCTTTTCTTGCAAGCTCGGTGACTTAGCCACTTTTTGTGAATCATGGCCTCCTTCCCAATTCTGCAACCAAACGCTGTTGCCAAAATCATCCCTTGGCCAAATGGTCCCCATAAAGTGGGTTCAAGCTCCCCACAAACTCACAAAAGAATTGCTCCTGGGACTAGAATGTTTGCTCTGTCCATTTCAGTAATTCTAcggttcaacatctttatcatgacttcgagaaaaaaattgggggaatacttatcaaatgtggcagatgacactaaattaggaggaatagctaatacccagaggacaggatcaacattcaaatgacctgaatagactagaaaagcggggccaaagctaacagaatgaacttcaacaggagaaaatgtaaggtatgcacttagggcgaaaaatgaatgcacagatataggatgagggacaccggctgaatgaaactacgtgtgaaagggattaggagtccaagtagaccacaagttgaacatgagtcaacagtgcgatgcggcagctaacaggccatgcgattttaggctgcatcaatagaagtatgtgtctagatcaagggaagtatagtgGCCCCActcattctgctctggtcaggccccacctggatagtGTGTTCCAGTTtcgggcgccacaattcaaaaggaatgaGACTggaggtgtccaaaggagggtgacaaaatggtgaaaggtctagaaccaggccctatgaggaacacgTTAGGGAgcgggggtgtttagcctggagaaaagaaggttaagggtgaatgatagccatgttcaaatatttgaaggatgtcatattgaggaggagcaagcttgtttctgctgctccagagactggacctgaagcaatggatgcaagatacaggaaaagaagattccacctaacattaggaggaaacttcctgacagtaagggctgttcgacagtggaacaaactccctcggagtgtagtgggtctccttccttggaggctcagcataggctggatggccatctgtcggggatgtttgattgtgatttcctgcatggcagaatggggttggactggatgcccctgtGGTCCTTCCAGTCTATGATTCTTGATTATGATTCTATACATCCAGCCAAAAGGTTCAATGGAGAACTCCTAAACAGAGTTAGGATGATGCGTTCATTCTCATCAGAGGTATACTGCTCCTGACTTGGAAGCTCTTTTGCTATCAAGGCAATCAACAGCCATTGTGGTGCCTTATACAGCGATAGCAGTGGTAGGTCACTGCAGTGGGGGGTCCAGGTCCAATTTTCTCCCCGAAGCCCTGAGACCTTCACAGACTGCCAGAATTAGCCCAAATTAAGAAACAAAACTGGACATCTGAACACTATTTCTGCTTGAGGTGAAAAGGGTATCTTTTATGCTAACAAGGCAGTGGGGCTGCAACCTGTTTactttaaactgatttattttaagtGCTGAATGGTCCATAGATTTTTAGATGTTTAAATTATTCTTGTTGATTCAATAGGAGGATTCTTGGAAGGGTTATTCCCCCTGCCCTTTTCTTTCCTTATCAGaggagtttggtgaggcaccgcACTCTTTGGAAGAGAGACCTATGTCCCAGGATGCTATTTGTTTTTGATTACAGagtttaaaactttaatttaaataagggtaatgttttaaattgtaaacgaactaaattaaataacaatttctgcagtgcagatgcagcctagtcCAGCCTCAAGCCGGATGCTACTCAACTCACTTGCAGGACTAAGGGGCACAAAACCAGCTTCAGAAATGCATGAGAGCCTGGGCCACTCGTTGCCAACCCTAGTTTGGTATGGGCCAGCTCTTATCCAGCCAGTGGTCAACATACTGAGATTTCGTTGacgaggggtgggatataaataaaattttttattttattttttttattttatttatttatttattataaaaggaACTGCCTATAGTATATTTTGCAAGCAGAATActtatgtgtttatttaattcATTCTCCCAAACTAAACCTAAGCTGCTCTCTAAAGTCACAAATTTTTTAACACCCGCcatgaacatattttttaaaaatgatcgcacataaacaatatttttagaCATACAAAGTGTTGAAAGATGAGAATGTCCTTAAAACTGTTCTCTTGACTGCTGGCTCAGGTTCCTCACGCCTGTGGCCTTTATGTTGGTTCTTGTAAGCCCTCTGGCTCGGTTTTACAGCTTTCAGAACGGTGGTTTCTTCTGCGTCTGTTCCTGCGAGAGCCAGGTTTGTCGTGGTTTGCGCTTGGACTGTggagtctggagatcagggttcgtcTCTGCTCAGCGGGAAATACACGGGGTGGCCttaagcaaatcacattctccagccccagaaaaccttgcgATGGTTTACTTGGGTTGCTGTAaccagaagcaacttgaaggcacaaacaacaacttcatctggaatgtggtcttcctctttcttaccGTTTCTACGACCTTACCAAcagtgttgtcttttctagtgtgttCTCATGAATGCCCAGAGtacgacaatctcagtttagtttATATTAGCTAGGCTTGATTTGCTCGGACAATTATTGGTTTTTTAGCAGTTTAGAGTATTcacagaactctcttccagcaccaacTCAATGAATTTCGTCCTATCAgcttcttcactctccagctttcataacGATACATAGAATTCGGAACTCCAATGGCACAGACAATCCCGAGTTTAAcatcaatgatatatctttgctTCTGGATCTTATCTTGTtcttttcatggctgcccttccaagccttgccttctcctgagttcttgactgcagtcctccCTTTGATTGACGAACCAGGTATAAAATCTTTAACAATTTTAAGGTCTTTGTCTTGTTATATTTGCAAAGAGTGACTCTCCAGGTCACCACTCCACCTGGTCTGCCATTTCAGAAATCTCTTTCCCATTGTCTCTTTCGGTCCACCCCAAAAATGAAAAAACCGAGTCCTAGCATGGCTGAGATCAGCCTGGGCCTTCCTGGCTCCCACTGAGACGCATGGAAAAGGTCAACAGCTCTGCAAATGCCAATTAATTTTGGAAGCGCGTGTCACTTTCTGGAAAGGCGCAGACACCTTTGCTTAATGACTTCTCATCTGAACAAGTATAATTAAATATGGCCTCCTGGGGTTGCTAATAAATCAAGCAGGTAGATGATTTCACTCATTTGGGCCACTTCAGCCGCTCCAGGTCTGCTCTCTCATCCCAACTTGTTATGTTGGAAATCaacatggctggcatccatttaGTGATTTACACAGGTGTAAGTTACATTACCTATGGCAGAGTAGGGTGGGTGTTTTTTACAATGCATAACATCATATTCAGTTTGATGGTGGCATAGGCGGAGATGTACAGATAGGACCATTAAGTAGACTGATTAACATGTGCATAACACTGTaatctttgggcccaaacagcggccaaataaagctgctttgggtcaatttggaTAATGCTGTTAAAGCTGCAggagtcctaagaggccggaagccgtgccaaagccatgctccagtccaaggatagagtgcagctttgggcaGCTACTGGCCTCTTAaattgcatgtgtcatttaaacagcatacctccaatgtgactgaagcagctttattttggcctgtctgttcaggcccagggTTTTTCTTAGGGCCCTGCACATAGCAAATATACATAAAGAAGATTCAGCCATAGTAAAGTCAGTCCGTACATGTCTGTAGCATTAAGGGCACTACAATTGTGAAGGTCAATTGGGCCGATATCTTTCACTGGAGGAAAATGAATGACCATTAGTGTAAACACCAAGCAATACAGAATCATAGACATCCAATCATGTAAAATGGAAGAGACCCCACATTTCTTCAGTTTTAACCCATGCGGCAATGTAGGGAGATACCATCAAAACACTCCAGAAGGAGGCATAATAAAGGGCAAACATGTTCAGTTTCAACTCACTGTCTTCATCAGTGGTTGGTATAGAAGTCCATCATTTTATCTTCTAATGGAAACATATTGGTGGAATTCTCATGTAGTAACAAGAAAAGTGCATGTTGTTTTCACCATCCATAGCTGGTTGATtttgggaggcatggagaaatTCGACAGGCAAGATGAACCTGGTTGACATTCCAATCATGTAAATAGGTAGAGCCCACTTTCCAAGTTGTCTAACAAAATAAAACTATAGAAAACATATGGAAAGAGTCATATGTCAATGATAAACCACATGTTTTCATGTACAAAGTCTCAGGTTGAATCTTTGACCACTGAAAGCCACCATCTAAGCTCTTGGAGAACCATTGCCAGTCAAAATATGGATGAGCCCTCTTCAGCCTTGGACTACACTCATTCCAGACAACATAGCTGGCTTGTGGTGGATAATGGGTGTTGCAATCCAACATAACTTGAGCGCACATAATGGGGCAAGGCTGGAATAGACAGTAGTGGATGAGGCGGAAGTTGGTCTGATCAGTACACTGGTTtcatacattcatttttataaacACACAAAATAAGGTCAAcaataaataatagcaataaccagtcatgaaaaataaaattaaatcccTGCTTTAAATCAGGGTTTTAAATCAGGATTTAG is a window from the Sceloporus undulatus isolate JIND9_A2432 ecotype Alabama chromosome 1, SceUnd_v1.1, whole genome shotgun sequence genome containing:
- the LOC121919817 gene encoding glycogen phosphorylase, liver form-like; translated protein: MRALSCCRFKDFAELEPEKFQNKTNGITPRRWLLLCNPGLAELIAEKIGEEYVKDLSQLTKLHRFVNDEVFIREVAKMKQVNGEEEEGKDLAISSLPLSMSKALGNLRLYNWW